A region of the Streptomyces sp. NBC_00442 genome:
CGACACGTCGATGGTCTGGCCGACCTTGCTGCCGCTGGACGCCAGGAACCGGTCGTCGGCCACGGCGGCGGGCACCGGCGGCGCGGCCCGCGACGCGACGAGGCGGAGCGTGCGGACGGTGGGCTGGGGGCTGACGGTCGCCCAGGACGGCGCGGCGTCCTGGTCCTCGCTGCCCGCGGTCCAGCGGGCGGCGGGCGGCACGGCGACCGTACGGTCCGCGTCGCCGGCGCCGCGGGCGTGCAGACCGTCCAGGGCGATCCCGTGCGGCCCGTCCGCGCCGGGCGGCACCTGGAGGACGACGTCGAGGCCGGTCAGGAGCAGGGGCCCCGCGGGGTGTCCGGCGGGCCGGCCCGCGAAGGCGGACAGGTCGAGGTCGAGGCCGTGGGCCCGGCCGTCCGCGGGCAGCGGGCCGAGGCCGAACTGGTACCGCATCCCGTAGCGGTCCTCAAGGGTCGCCGTGACCGTGCCGGGCGGCGTGCCGGACGACGTGTCGCCGGTCAGCCGCGCGTCGAGGCGGATCCGCTCGGTGTCCACGGGGAAGGCGGCGCCCGGCGGGGCGTCCCGCTTCGGGGGGAGGAGGGCGAGCAGGTCGTGGCCCGAGCGGCCCGCGAGGTCCGGGCGCAGCAGGAAGCCGGCGGCGTCCCGGGTGTCGAGGGCGAGCACGGTGGCCGAGCGCCCGCCGCTCAGCGGCACCGACTCGCGGGCGGCGGGCGCGACGGCGGTGACGCCGGGGACCGTGTCGTAGGAGCCGGCCTGGCCGAAGGGGCTGATGGAGGAGCCGAACACCCGGATGTCGGTGCCCGCCCGGAAGTCGGCCTGGTCGCTCTGCGAACGGTTCCAGGTGGCCGACTGCCCGAGGGTGAGCAGGCCCATCGCGACCGCGAGGATCAGGAGGAGCACCGGTCCCGCGCCGCGCAGCGGGCGGCGGCTGAACTGCCAGCCCGCCAGCGCCATGGGCAGCCCGCGCCCGCCCGCGGCCCGCCGTTCGGCGAGCCGGGCCGCGGGCGGCAGCAGCCGCAGGACCAGGACGGTCCCGGCGAGCAGGGCCAGCGCGGGCGCCGCCACGAGCAGCGGATCGATGCCGAGGCCCCCCGCCGCGTCGGTGCTGATCGCGCCGGAGCCGGCGCCGGAATCCGGCCCGGAGGTCTGCCGGTCGAGCTGCCAGTAGGCGACCCCCGCGATCACGAGCAGCCCGATGTCGGCGCCGGCGCGGACCGGCGCGGGCAGCGCACCGGCCCGGCCGCCGCGGCGCAGGGGTCCCGCCGAGAGCGCGGGGGCCACCACCGCGGCCGCGCAGCCGAGCGCGACGAGCACGGCGACCAGCCACACCGTGGCGGTGACCGAGGTGTCCAGGTGCAGGCCGGCCCGCGCGAGCGCGCCCCGGCCGGCGAGCAGCCGGGTCAGCGGGCCCGCGAGCAGCGGGGCGACCAGCGCGGCCGGCACCGCGAGCAGCAGCGCCTCGACGGCGGCGAGCCAGGTGATCTGACGCCGCGATCCGCCGCGGGCGCGCAGGAGTTCGGTCTCGCCGGCGCGCTCGCTGCTCAGCAGCCGGGCGACCAGGAGCAGCGCGTACCCGGCGAGCAGCACCAGTTGGAGCGCCACGATCAGCAGGGTGGAGCGGGACACCAGCAGGGAGCGGTCCGCCTGGTCGAGGAGAGCCGGGAGCGACGTCTCCGCGGTGGCGCCGGTCCCGAACACGGGTTGTTTCACCAGGGACTTGGGTCCCTCGGTGGCGGCCGTCCGGAGCTTCGCGATCCGGCCGACGGTGATCGTGGAGAAGTCGGCGGAGGCCAGCCAGGCGCTCGGTCCCGCGCTGACCCGGCCGCCGTCGAGCACCGAGGAGTCGGCGAGCAGCGGCCCGTACGTCGTGAAGTCGAGCTTGCGCACGCCGCGGCCGCCGAGATCGTCGAGGCGCCAGTACGCGTCGGACACGTCGATCGCCCGGTAGACGCCGGTGATCCGCACGGTGACGCCCGGTCCGCCGAGCCGGTCGGTGAGGGCGAGCGTGGCGCCGGGGCGAAGGGAGAGCCGTCCGGCCGCGGATTCGGGCAGCGCCACCGGGATCTCGGCCCCGCGCCCGGCGTCCGGCGCGGCGGGCCAGCTGCCCGCGGTGAGACGGACCCGCGAGCGGTCGATCGCGGCGAGCAGGGTCAGGTCGGGGTTGCCCGCACGGGCGTACGCGGACTGCACCGAGCGCGGCAGGGCGTAGGGCCCGGATTGCGCCAACTCCCTTGTGGTGACGGGCAGTCCGTCGAAGACGGCGCGGGCGCCGGTGCGTACCGCGTCCGTCGCGGCCCTCCGCTGCTCCGGCTCGGCCTCGGACCGGACGACCAGGGCGGCCGGCGCGGCGCCGCGGGTGGCGAGCGTGTGGCGCAGCGCCGCGTCCGAGACCGATCCGGAGAACGAGGTCAGCGCCGCCAGGACCGAGGTCGTGAGCAGCACGGCGAGCAGCGCCGCCATGAGCAGCAAGCGGTGTGCGCGGACGCGCAGAAAGACAAACCCCGGCACACGGCCCCCCTCGGCCTTTTTGGGCATCCCCCCGGAATGTGTCCAGATGCTTTCAGGGGGCGCGGGGTCGTGGAAACCGCTTACAAGGCGTTCCTGCCCGATCGTGATCGGAATGCGACCACGGATGACCGAGTTCCGGTCGGAAGGGCAATCTTCGTGCGTGCTTTCGGGCAGCCGGGGCCTCGACCATGGCGGGCCCGGCCCCGGGAGGCGACCGTCAGCCCTCGGAGTTGACCATCGAAGCGGCCGCGTACGTCAGGTAGTTCCAGAGCGTCTGCTCGTGCTCGGGAGAGAGTCCCAGCTCGTCGACGGCCGTACGCATGTGACGCAGCCAGGCGTCGTGCGCGGCCCGGTCGACCGTGAACGGCGCGTGCCGCATCCGCAGGCGCGGGTGCCCCCGGCCGTCGCTGTAGGTGCGCGGGCCGCCCCAGTACTGCATCAGGAACAGGGCGAGCCGCTCCTCGGCGGGGCCCAGGTCCTCCTCCGGATACATCGGGCGCAGCAGCGGGTCGTCGGCGACGCCCCGGTAGAAGAGGTGGACGAGCCGCCGGAAGGTCGCCTCGCCGCCGACCTGCTCGTAGAAGGTCTGCTCCTGGAGCGTGCCGCGCGGAATCTCGGTCACGTTGAACACCCTCGCAATGTCATTCGGGCCTGCCCCGGGACGCGGCCCGGGGTCCAGGGGCCGTCCCCCGGTGAATGCAGCACCCTTCCATGGTCTCAGACCGGCCGGCCGAGGACCGGGGGCGTAGGACCGCTCGCCCCGCGGGCTCCCGCGCCGCACAGTGGAACCATGAGCACAGTGGAACCATGAGCGCGGACCTGGCACTGCGGCGGGCCCTGGTGCGGGAGATCGCGGCCGGCGGCGCACTCGCCGACCCGGCGCTGCGGGACGCCTTCGAGGACGTGCCGCGCCACCTGTTCGTGCCGTACTACTACGAGGGCGCGCCCGGCGGCCACATACGGCTGTGGGGCGAGGACCCCGACCCCGCCCGGCGCGCCCACTGGCTGACCGGGGCCTACGCGGACGCCCCGCTGGGCACCCGGATGCGCGACGGCGACCTGGTCTCCTCCAGCAGCCAGCCCTCCCTGATGGCCCGCATGCTGGAGGCCCTGGCGCTCAGGGACGGCGACCGGGTCCTGGAGATCGGCGCGGGCACCGGATACAACGCGGCGCTCCTGTGCCACCGTCTCGGCGACGCGAACGTGACCACCGTCGATCTGGAACCCGAGATCACCGAGGCCGCGCGGGCGCATCTGGCCGCCGCGGGACACCGGCCCGCCGTGATCACGGGGGACGGGGCGCGCGGCGCTCCCGCGCGCGCACCCTTCGACAAGATCGTGGCGACCTGCACGGTGGGCTCGGTGCCCCACGACTGGGTCGCGCAGTGCCGGCCCGACGCGCTCATCCTGACCCCGCTCGCGACCGGCCTCATCCGGCTGCGCGTGACGCGTCCGGGCCGCGCCGAGGGGCGCTTCCTGCACACCCCGGCCTACTTCGTGCCGTTGCGCGGCAGCGGCACGGGCGCCCTGCCGGGGCCGCCCGCGGAGGGGCCGGCCCGCGAGGCCGGGACGAACGAGCTGTTCCGCTTCCTGCTGCAGCTGACGGCGGGCGGCCTCGACCCGTACGAGGCGTACGAGCTGTGGCACCGCGAGGAGCGGCCGCGGCGCGAGCGGTTCGGGGTGACGGTCGAGGACGGCGCCCAGTGGGCGTGGCTCGACGATCCGCAGGGGCCGCACACCTGGCCCCTGCGGGGGGCGCCGTTCAGCCCCGGCGCACCGTGATCGTCGTCCAGGCACCCACGTGCACCCGGTCGCCGTCCTGGAGCGGCACCGGCACATAGGGCTGGATCGGCTCGCCGGCGCCGTTGACCGTGGTGCCGTTGGTCGAGTTCTGGTCGACCACCGCCCACGTGCCGTCCGGCTGCTGCACCAGCACCGCGTGCTGGTGCGAGACGCCCGGGTCCTCGGGCGGCACCGACAGATCGATGTCGGGCGCCTCGCCGGTGGAGTGGCGGCGGCGGCCGATGGTGATCTGGTTGCCGGACAGCGGGCGCTGCTGCTCGGGCGAGTACGCCGGCAGGTTGAGCCCGGCCGCCTCGGGGCCGCTGCGCTGCATCATCGCCAGGAAGTAGTCCCGGTCGGGGCCGACCGTGATGGACCACCCGGCCGGGGCGGGCGGCGGCACGGCCTGCGGCCAGTCGTCCCCACCCCGCTCCGGAGCGTGCTGAGGCGCCTGCTGAGCCTGAGGAGGAGCCTGCGGAGCCGCCTGCTGAGCCTGAGGAGGCGCCTGCGGGGCCGCCTGCGGGGCCGGCTGAGGCGTGGCCTGCGGCCAGTCGTCGCCCGCGCGCTCGGGCGTGGCCTGAGGCGTGGCCTGCGGCCAGTCGTCGTCGCCGCGCTCGGGGGTGGGCCGCGGCCAGTCGTCACCCCGGTCGGGGCCCGGCTGCTGCCGGGAGCCCGGCACGGCCGAGGAGGGCGGCGGCAGCATCCAGTCGTCGTCGCCCTGGGGCTGCGGCGCCTGCGGCTCCCGCACCCGCGGCGGCGCGGGCGGTCCCTGCTGCTGGAAGGCCGGCGGCGGCGGAGGGCCGCCCTGCGGGCCGCCGAAGGGCTGCTGGGGCGGGCCGCCCTGGGGCCCGCCGAACGGCTGCGGCGGCGCGGGCGGCTGCTGCTGGAACGCGTTCGGCGGCAGTTGCTGCCCGCCGTGCTGGGAGGGCTCGGCGGCCAGCGGCTCGGCGGGCCGGTTCACCTGGGAGGGCCGCGAGCGCTGGTACTCGTACGGGTCGCGCGGCGTGGGCGGCGGGCCCTGCTGGAAGGCCGGAGGCAGGTTCAGACCGGGGCCGGGGCCGGGACCGGGGCCCGGCGCGGGGCCGGGGCCGCCGGTGGGACCGGGGCCGGGGCCGGGCGGCGGCATGGGCTGCTGCGGCGCGAGCGGGGTGTACGAGGTCGCCGTGTTGGTGAGGAAGTTCCACCGGCACTCCTCGCAGAAGGGCGCGCCGGCCTCGCGCGGCGTGCGGCACTGCGGGCAGAGCTCGGCCTGCGCGGTGGCGTTCGGGTCGCCGGGACCCGGGTAGCCGTACGCGGGCGGCGGCGGGGGAGGCGGCGGCACGGCGCCCATGCGATGGCCGCAGATCTCGCACCAGTCGTCGGAACCCGACTGATGTCCGTTCGGGCAGGTCGGCATGGAGTCGCTTCCCCCTCTCCTCGTCCGGCCCGGTGGGCCGCGGCATTTCGGTGGTTCTCGGTACGGGCGGCCGACTGCCGGTAGCCGGCTGCCGGCCGCGAACAGGCTGGTGACCAGCCACGTCACTGGCTACTGCTTGTTCACTTCTGGCTACTTCTTGACGCGAACGGTCTTGGTGGAGCGCGTTTCGAGTGTCATCTCGTCCGCTTCCGCGACCTTCGCCTTCAGTCGCACAGTACCTGTCGCTTCGTCGACGACGTCCACCACCTTCGCGAGCAGTTTCGCAGTATCGGCGTTCCCCGAAGCCGCGGCCAGCTGCACCGCACGGCCCAGCTTCGCCGTCGCGCCGTCCACGTCGCCCGACTTGCGCGCATCGAGACCCTGTTGGATGACGTGGGCCAGTTCGGCCTGGCCCGTGTAGTGGGCGACCTGGGGGTTGATCGAGGTGGAGGCCGCCATGTCGTCGGTCCACACCGCCCGCACCAGACCCTGGGACAGCACCTGCGGAGCGCCGCCCTCGCGGTCGGGCACGATCAGCGAGACGCGGGCGGCGAGCATCTCCTGCCCGACATTGGCCTGGGGCACCTGCACGCACACGTGGTAGTCGCGCGACTCGTCGCCCCAGGAACCGGTCGGATAGTCCCCGGCTCGCGGGCCGGCCTCGGTGCGCCGGCCGGTCAACTCCGCGACGGTGGGCGCCACTTGCTTGACGAACTTGATCTCGACGCCGACCGGGGTCCACAGACGGATGGCCACGTCCGCGACCTCCTTGCCCATCGCGTTCTCCATCATCCGCGTGAAGTCCGCGGCCAGGTTGGCCGGATCGGCGACGATGTCCGCGGTGCCGAGCAGCGCGGAAGCGATCGAGGTGACCTCCTTGACCTCCCAGTCGGTCCCCACCCCGCGGGCGTCGCAGGTGAACCGTCCGGCGCACGCCTGGAGCGCGGAACGCAGGTCCTCGGGAGACTCGTGCTCGTTGCGCCCGTCGGTCAGCAGGATGCCGTGCCGGATCGGCACGTCCGCCGCCCCGAGCAGCCGGTCGGTCAGGCGCAGCCAGGTGCCGATCGCGGTGCCGCCGCCCGCGGTCAGCTTGCGCAGCGCCTCCTTGGCCTGCGCACGGGTCTGGGCGTCGGCGGTGGCGAGGCGGCCGTTGCCCGGGTAGACCTCGCGGGCGATGTGCGTGCCGGCGACCACCGCGAAGGCCACGCCGTCGCGCAGGGTGTCGATGGCGGCGGCCGTCGCGTCGCGGGCGTTGCGCATCTTGGTCGGCGGGTAGTCCATGGAACCCGAGCAGTCCACCATGATCACCACGGCCGCGGTCGGCGCCTGTCCGGGTATGTGGGCGGGCGACGCGGCGGCCGTCGTGAGGGGCGCGCCGCCCAGGGTGCCGCCGCCGGTGGACGCCACCGTGACGATCGCGTTGACCTCGCGGCCGCCCTCCGGCAGGAACTCGTTCTGGTACACCTCGACGGAGAACTGCGGCACGTTGGACTTCGAGAAGTTGGCCATCGACAAGGCTCCTTGAGGCTCCATGGACCTGACGTGAAAAGAGTTGAGGGGCGGGCGGCTGGGGCGGGCGCGGTGCCGGAGCGGCGCGCCCGGGGGCGGGGCCTACGGGTAGGCGGATCCTGCCCCCTGCTGTTCCACCGCGAACGGCACAACGGCCACTGTTACGTTGTCGTGGCCCCCGCCGTCCAGCGCGTGCCCGACCAGCACCTGCGCGCTGTGCAGCGGCCGTTCGGCGGCGTCCACCGGGATGACGCGGGCCATCTCCTCGGCGCCCTCCGCGTAGTTCCACAGGCCGTCCGTGCAGACCACCACCACGCCGGAGCGGTCCGGTTTGAAGGACGCGGTGTGCGGGTCGAGGTCGTACGCGTCGGCGCCCAGCCACCCCGTGATGGCATGGGCCCGCTCGTCGGCGTAGGCATCCGCCTCGCTCATCAGGCGGGCCGCCACCATCTGCGCCGCCCACGAGTCGTCCTCGGTGAGCCGGGCCGGGGCGGCCGTGCGGTCGTCGGGCACCCAGTACGCGCGGCTGTCGCCGACCCAGCCGACCACGAGCAGGCCGCCCACCGAGATCGCGCCCACCAGCGTGCAGGCCGGCGCGTTCTGATGCCGGTGCGCCTCGTGCGCGGGCACCTGGGCGGGCTCCGCGGCAAGGGAGTTGACCGCTTCGGCGGCGGCCAGGATCGCGTCGTGCATCGCCTGCTGCGGGTGGATGCCCTGCGGCAGGGCCACAAGGAGCGACTCGTTGGCGGCGACGGCCGCGGCCGCGGACGCCTCGTCGGGGCGGGTCGCGGACGACACCCCGTCGCAGACGATCGCCACGACGGCCGGCGAGCCGTCGGGCAGCGCGGCCGAGGACAGCGCGAAGGAGTCCTCGTTGCGGTGGTGGCGCAGCCCGCGGTCGCTGACCGCGGAGACCCCGCCGAGCTCCTGCTCCATGTGGTCGCGCTCGCGCGGCTGGGCGTGCCCGCAGTTCTCGCAGTAGCCGTCGCCGTCGACCCGGCCGGCCCGGCAGGCCACGCACACCTTCACGCCGGGCACGGGCGGCTTCGCCACATGGGTGTCCGGATCCGGCTCCGCGGCGCGCGGGTCGGGGGCCGCCAGGGGATACTCCGCCGGCTCGCCCTCCGCTCCGGGGGCGGACACCGGGTTCGGCTCGTCCGTCCTTACCGGGTAGGGGAGTTGGGGGCCGTGCGTCGCGGCGGCGGCCGGGGACGCCATCTCGATCGTCGGATGGTCGAGCGGCGGCTCGGGCACGGCCGACAGGTCGTACCCGCAGGCCCCGCAGAACAGGTCGCCCGTCTCCAGCGGCTCTTCGCAGCCGGGGCAGGCGGCAAGCTGATGCGTCTGCGACATCGTCACACCCAGGTCCGTGGGCGGAATCGGTTGGCCCGTTCCACCAGGTCGATCCTTTCCTCGCCGCGCTGTGCCAGCCGGGCGAGCATCCGGTACGAACGTTCCAGACCGAAGCGCAGGCCCCGCTCGTCGAGTTCGCTGCCGAGCAGAACGGTTTTTCGTGCCGGCCCGGCACCGGTGCTCCCCGACAGTACCCAGTCCAGGGCGGTGCCCAGGACCTCGGTCGCCAGCTGCTCGCGCCGCACCGCGTCGAGACCGAACGCGTCGAGCGCCTGGACCTGGGCCGCCGCCGCCAACAGGTCGTCGAGCAGCGGGTCCTGCGGGGACCGGCTGCGCAGCCGCGACCGGACCGCGGCGACCCGCGCCGCCGTGTAGTGGATGGAGGCCTCAGGCACGGACTCCAGCGTCCGTACGGCGCCGGTGCGGTCACCCGCGGCGAGCTGCACCCGGGCCAGGCCGAACGCGGCGCTGACATAACTGGGATCGGTCGTCCACACGAGGCGGTAGTACTCGGCGGCGTTGTCGAGCTGGCCGAGCACCTCCGCGCACACGCCGAGCGCGAGCTTGGGGGCCGGCTCGCCGGGGAACGCGTCGTAGATCGCGTCGAAGGACAGCGCCGCGTTCTCGTTGTCGCCCGCGGCGAGCGAGGCCAGGCCCCGGTACCAGACCACCCGCCAGTCGTCCGGGTAGTCGGCCTCCAGGGAATCGAGGGCCTTGCCCGCGGAGACCCGCTCGTCCATGTCGAGCCGGGCCCGCAGCTCCCGCAGCCTGCGCTCGATGGAGTGGGCCGGAGCCGAGCGCAGCGCGGTGATCAGCTCGGCGGGCGCGGCGGCCATCAGGCCCGCGAGGAACCCCGCGTTGGGGTCGCTCGGATCCACGTGCGGCACCGGCAGCGCCAGCGTGGTGCCCCGCGGGTCGAGGGGCGCCAGCAGCGGCCCCCCGGACGCGCCTCTGCCCGTGGCGCCCTCGGTGCGCGGCGCCGGAATGGCGCCCCGCGTCGCCGGATCGGGCAGGCCCGGGGTGTTCGGCGCGAGGACCGGCACCGGCGGCGCGCCCGCCGGGACGGCGGCGAGGGCCGCGGCCGGAACCGCCGCCGCCGCGAGCGCCTTGCGGGCGCGCCTGCCCACCGGGGCGACCCGCGCCCCCAGGCGCGAGACGTCACCGCTCGGCTCGGCGAACAACTTGGTGTCCGTGACGCGCAGTTCGGTGCCGAACAAGGTCGAGAGGGCGGGCCGCGGCCGGCCCGTCTGGAGCGCCACGACCTCGCGCAGCACGCCCGTCAGCTGCTCCGCCATCTCCTGCGCTGAGGCGAACCGGCGCGCCGGGTCCGGGTCGGTGGCCCGCACCAGGAACCGGTAGAACGACTCGTACGTGCGGAACACGTCGATGGTGTCGGGGTCCGGCAGGCTGTCCGCGTAGACGTTGGTGTAGCCCTGGAAGTCGAAGGTCAGCACCGCGAGCGTGCGTGCCACCGTGTACAGGTCGGAGGCGATGGACGGGCCGGCCTCGGCGACCTCGGGGGCCTGGTAGCCGACCGTGCCGTAGATCGCCGACTCGTCGTCGTCCATGCGGCGCACCGCGCCCATGTCGATCAGCTTCAGCTGGTCCTCGGTCTGGATCGCGTTGTCGACCTTGAAGTCGCAGTACAGCAGGTTGCGGCTGTGCAGGTGGCCGAGCGCCTCCAGGGCCTCGATGCCGAACGCGCACGCCTGCTCGACGGGCAGCGGGTCGCGCCGGCCGTCGGCCGTGCGCCGCTCGTTCGCTATCTCCTTGAGCGACTTTCCGCCCACGTACTCCATGACGATGTAGCCGTCGAGCGACCCGGTGCGCTGGTCGAGGTGCTCCACGAAGTTGTAGATCCGCACGATGTTGGAGTGCTCGATCTCGGCGAGGAAGCGCCGCTCGGAGATCGCCGCCGCCATCGCGTCCTGGTCGCCGGTGTCGAGCAGGCCCTTGAGGACCACCCAGCGGTCGGACACGGCGCGGTCCACGGCGAGGTAGACCCAGCCGAGCCCGCCGTGCGCGAGGCAGCCCATCACCTCGTACTGGCCGTGCACCACGTCGCCGGTGTGCAGCTTCGGCACGAAGGAGTACGGGTGGCCGCACTTGGTGCAGAAGCCCTCGGTGCGCCCGGCCCGGTCCCCGCGCGAACGGCCCACCTGAGCCCCGCAGTCCGAACGCGAACAGAACCGCTTGCGCTCGGGGACCTCGGGGTGCTCCATCACCGCGGAGCGCGGGTCGGGGCGCGGCACCCCGGGCACCGTCACCAGGCCCGCGCCGAGCCTGCTGCGCGCCGACGAACTCGCCGCCGCGCCCGAACTGCGCACCGACACCGATCGCGCGGTGGTGGTGCCGGTCAGCGACGACAGGCGCCCGGAGACCGAGCGCCGCGAGGTCGAGGACCGCGAAGACGAGCGGGCGGAGGCGCGCGAGGAGGAACGGGAGGACTGGGAGGCCGAGCGGTGGCCGCCGCCGGTGATCCCGGTCGGCGGTGACGACACCATGCCCGTG
Encoded here:
- a CDS encoding ABC transporter permease, with translation MPGFVFLRVRAHRLLLMAALLAVLLTTSVLAALTSFSGSVSDAALRHTLATRGAAPAALVVRSEAEPEQRRAATDAVRTGARAVFDGLPVTTRELAQSGPYALPRSVQSAYARAGNPDLTLLAAIDRSRVRLTAGSWPAAPDAGRGAEIPVALPESAAGRLSLRPGATLALTDRLGGPGVTVRITGVYRAIDVSDAYWRLDDLGGRGVRKLDFTTYGPLLADSSVLDGGRVSAGPSAWLASADFSTITVGRIAKLRTAATEGPKSLVKQPVFGTGATAETSLPALLDQADRSLLVSRSTLLIVALQLVLLAGYALLLVARLLSSERAGETELLRARGGSRRQITWLAAVEALLLAVPAALVAPLLAGPLTRLLAGRGALARAGLHLDTSVTATVWLVAVLVALGCAAAVVAPALSAGPLRRGGRAGALPAPVRAGADIGLLVIAGVAYWQLDRQTSGPDSGAGSGAISTDAAGGLGIDPLLVAAPALALLAGTVLVLRLLPPAARLAERRAAGGRGLPMALAGWQFSRRPLRGAGPVLLLILAVAMGLLTLGQSATWNRSQSDQADFRAGTDIRVFGSSISPFGQAGSYDTVPGVTAVAPAARESVPLSGGRSATVLALDTRDAAGFLLRPDLAGRSGHDLLALLPPKRDAPPGAAFPVDTERIRLDARLTGDTSSGTPPGTVTATLEDRYGMRYQFGLGPLPADGRAHGLDLDLSAFAGRPAGHPAGPLLLTGLDVVLQVPPGADGPHGIALDGLHARGAGDADRTVAVPPAARWTAGSEDQDAAPSWATVSPQPTVRTLRLVASRAAPPVPAAVADDRFLASSGSKVGQTIDVSLAGRNVKVEVVARVERLPTTGSGTVGAAPVAATSTAATSTAAPDGGGLLLDLRAANQVLQHTDAASGLLATEWWLTTAPGRAAEAAAALKARPDTDPAQIVSRTDIARQLRDDPLGAGPQSALAAVSLVAAALAAVGFSVSAAGSLRERGQEFGVLRALGTPRRQLARLIAAEQGVLIAIALLAGLVLGEVLTRAVVPLIVLTDQAAQPVPGVVVELPAGQVALLLAGVAAVPVLIVAAIALRRADPAVTLRVQGGN
- a CDS encoding globin, encoding MTEIPRGTLQEQTFYEQVGGEATFRRLVHLFYRGVADDPLLRPMYPEEDLGPAEERLALFLMQYWGGPRTYSDGRGHPRLRMRHAPFTVDRAAHDAWLRHMRTAVDELGLSPEHEQTLWNYLTYAAASMVNSEG
- a CDS encoding methyltransferase domain-containing protein gives rise to the protein MSADLALRRALVREIAAGGALADPALRDAFEDVPRHLFVPYYYEGAPGGHIRLWGEDPDPARRAHWLTGAYADAPLGTRMRDGDLVSSSSQPSLMARMLEALALRDGDRVLEIGAGTGYNAALLCHRLGDANVTTVDLEPEITEAARAHLAAAGHRPAVITGDGARGAPARAPFDKIVATCTVGSVPHDWVAQCRPDALILTPLATGLIRLRVTRPGRAEGRFLHTPAYFVPLRGSGTGALPGPPAEGPAREAGTNELFRFLLQLTAGGLDPYEAYELWHREERPRRERFGVTVEDGAQWAWLDDPQGPHTWPLRGAPFSPGAP
- a CDS encoding FHA domain-containing protein, with the translated sequence MPTCPNGHQSGSDDWCEICGHRMGAVPPPPPPPPAYGYPGPGDPNATAQAELCPQCRTPREAGAPFCEECRWNFLTNTATSYTPLAPQQPMPPPGPGPGPTGGPGPAPGPGPGPGPGLNLPPAFQQGPPPTPRDPYEYQRSRPSQVNRPAEPLAAEPSQHGGQQLPPNAFQQQPPAPPQPFGGPQGGPPQQPFGGPQGGPPPPPAFQQQGPPAPPRVREPQAPQPQGDDDWMLPPPSSAVPGSRQQPGPDRGDDWPRPTPERGDDDWPQATPQATPERAGDDWPQATPQPAPQAAPQAPPQAQQAAPQAPPQAQQAPQHAPERGGDDWPQAVPPPAPAGWSITVGPDRDYFLAMMQRSGPEAAGLNLPAYSPEQQRPLSGNQITIGRRRHSTGEAPDIDLSVPPEDPGVSHQHAVLVQQPDGTWAVVDQNSTNGTTVNGAGEPIQPYVPVPLQDGDRVHVGAWTTITVRRG
- a CDS encoding vWA domain-containing protein yields the protein MANFSKSNVPQFSVEVYQNEFLPEGGREVNAIVTVASTGGGTLGGAPLTTAAASPAHIPGQAPTAAVVIMVDCSGSMDYPPTKMRNARDATAAAIDTLRDGVAFAVVAGTHIAREVYPGNGRLATADAQTRAQAKEALRKLTAGGGTAIGTWLRLTDRLLGAADVPIRHGILLTDGRNEHESPEDLRSALQACAGRFTCDARGVGTDWEVKEVTSIASALLGTADIVADPANLAADFTRMMENAMGKEVADVAIRLWTPVGVEIKFVKQVAPTVAELTGRRTEAGPRAGDYPTGSWGDESRDYHVCVQVPQANVGQEMLAARVSLIVPDREGGAPQVLSQGLVRAVWTDDMAASTSINPQVAHYTGQAELAHVIQQGLDARKSGDVDGATAKLGRAVQLAAASGNADTAKLLAKVVDVVDEATGTVRLKAKVAEADEMTLETRSTKTVRVKK
- a CDS encoding protein phosphatase 2C domain-containing protein, producing MTMSQTHQLAACPGCEEPLETGDLFCGACGYDLSAVPEPPLDHPTIEMASPAAAATHGPQLPYPVRTDEPNPVSAPGAEGEPAEYPLAAPDPRAAEPDPDTHVAKPPVPGVKVCVACRAGRVDGDGYCENCGHAQPRERDHMEQELGGVSAVSDRGLRHHRNEDSFALSSAALPDGSPAVVAIVCDGVSSATRPDEASAAAAVAANESLLVALPQGIHPQQAMHDAILAAAEAVNSLAAEPAQVPAHEAHRHQNAPACTLVGAISVGGLLVVGWVGDSRAYWVPDDRTAAPARLTEDDSWAAQMVAARLMSEADAYADERAHAITGWLGADAYDLDPHTASFKPDRSGVVVVCTDGLWNYAEGAEEMARVIPVDAAERPLHSAQVLVGHALDGGGHDNVTVAVVPFAVEQQGAGSAYP
- a CDS encoding serine/threonine-protein kinase translates to MGGGELYCDTCGLAPVVSPTGMVSSPPTGITGGGHRSASQSSRSSSRASARSSSRSSTSRRSVSGRLSSLTGTTTARSVSVRSSGAAASSSARSRLGAGLVTVPGVPRPDPRSAVMEHPEVPERKRFCSRSDCGAQVGRSRGDRAGRTEGFCTKCGHPYSFVPKLHTGDVVHGQYEVMGCLAHGGLGWVYLAVDRAVSDRWVVLKGLLDTGDQDAMAAAISERRFLAEIEHSNIVRIYNFVEHLDQRTGSLDGYIVMEYVGGKSLKEIANERRTADGRRDPLPVEQACAFGIEALEALGHLHSRNLLYCDFKVDNAIQTEDQLKLIDMGAVRRMDDDESAIYGTVGYQAPEVAEAGPSIASDLYTVARTLAVLTFDFQGYTNVYADSLPDPDTIDVFRTYESFYRFLVRATDPDPARRFASAQEMAEQLTGVLREVVALQTGRPRPALSTLFGTELRVTDTKLFAEPSGDVSRLGARVAPVGRRARKALAAAAVPAAALAAVPAGAPPVPVLAPNTPGLPDPATRGAIPAPRTEGATGRGASGGPLLAPLDPRGTTLALPVPHVDPSDPNAGFLAGLMAAAPAELITALRSAPAHSIERRLRELRARLDMDERVSAGKALDSLEADYPDDWRVVWYRGLASLAAGDNENAALSFDAIYDAFPGEPAPKLALGVCAEVLGQLDNAAEYYRLVWTTDPSYVSAAFGLARVQLAAGDRTGAVRTLESVPEASIHYTAARVAAVRSRLRSRSPQDPLLDDLLAAAAQVQALDAFGLDAVRREQLATEVLGTALDWVLSGSTGAGPARKTVLLGSELDERGLRFGLERSYRMLARLAQRGEERIDLVERANRFRPRTWV